From Cellulomonas chengniuliangii, the proteins below share one genomic window:
- a CDS encoding sensor histidine kinase, translated as MNGLEGGVVVLAGLIGLATGVVAALGFRWSERSLRAMPPRPEPELDDGLVRALAVLRSAAVVLDDDDQVLRASPPAYTLGIVRDRQIAHAAIREMVAAVRRDGVIRDEELELPRGPVGAGTVTVQVRVAHVGPRHVLVLGEDRTQARRVEEIRRDFAVNVSHELKTPVGALALLAETVEAAADDPDAVRRFATRMQGEAARLSTLVQEIIELSRLQVASAIQELVPVDVDGVIAEAVDRARTGAAAKRIVFEVGAPAGVRVFGDHALLVTAVRNLLDNAVAYSPEHTRVGVGVRVVGGIVEIAVVDQGIGIDPDDQERLFERFYRVDPARSRDTGGTGLGLSIVKHVVADHGGEVTVWSQPGQGSTFTLRLPEADAAHAQDPDPSPTLPRPAIGTPPTDTTGETP; from the coding sequence GTGAATGGCCTCGAGGGTGGTGTGGTGGTCCTGGCCGGGCTGATCGGCCTGGCGACGGGCGTGGTCGCCGCCCTGGGGTTCCGGTGGAGCGAGCGGTCGCTGCGCGCGATGCCGCCGCGCCCCGAGCCCGAGCTCGACGACGGCCTGGTCCGCGCGCTCGCGGTGCTGCGCTCCGCCGCCGTCGTGCTGGACGACGACGACCAGGTGCTCCGCGCGAGCCCGCCCGCCTACACCCTCGGCATCGTCCGCGACCGGCAGATCGCGCACGCCGCGATCCGGGAGATGGTCGCCGCGGTGCGCCGCGACGGGGTGATCCGCGACGAGGAGCTCGAGCTGCCGCGGGGCCCCGTGGGCGCGGGGACCGTGACCGTGCAGGTCCGGGTCGCGCACGTGGGGCCGCGGCACGTGCTCGTCCTCGGCGAGGACCGCACCCAGGCCCGCCGCGTCGAGGAGATCCGCCGGGACTTCGCGGTCAACGTGTCGCACGAGCTCAAGACGCCCGTCGGGGCGCTCGCGCTGCTCGCCGAGACCGTCGAGGCGGCCGCGGACGACCCCGACGCGGTCCGCCGGTTCGCGACGCGCATGCAGGGAGAGGCAGCGCGGCTGTCGACCCTCGTGCAGGAGATCATCGAGCTCTCGCGCCTCCAGGTGGCCAGCGCCATCCAGGAGCTCGTGCCGGTCGACGTGGACGGCGTCATCGCGGAGGCGGTGGACCGGGCGCGGACCGGGGCCGCGGCCAAGCGCATCGTCTTCGAGGTGGGCGCCCCCGCCGGCGTGCGCGTCTTCGGGGACCACGCGCTGCTGGTCACGGCAGTCCGGAACCTGCTCGACAACGCGGTCGCCTACTCGCCCGAGCACACGCGCGTCGGCGTCGGCGTGCGGGTCGTCGGCGGGATCGTGGAGATCGCCGTGGTGGACCAGGGCATCGGCATCGACCCCGACGACCAGGAGCGGCTCTTCGAGCGGTTCTACCGTGTGGACCCGGCGAGGTCCCGCGACACCGGCGGCACCGGGCTGGGCCTCAGCATCGTCAAGCACGTCGTCGCCGACCACGGCGGCGAGGTCACGGTGTGGTCCCAGCCCGGCCAGGGGTCGACGTTCACCCTGCGGCTCCCCGAGGCCGACGCCGCACACGCCCAGGATCCCGACCCGTCCCCGACGCTCCCGCGGCCAGCCATCGGCACACCCCCGACCGACACGACCGGAGAGACCCCGTGA
- a CDS encoding response regulator transcription factor translates to MTRILLVEDEESYRDPLTYQLSREGFEVVTAATGPQALAEYDRVGADLVLLDLMLPGLSGTEVCRQLRSRGDVPIIMLTAKDAEIDKVVGLELGADDYVTKPYSFRELLARVRAVLRRRETVPAGAAPALASTAPAAGQSDETLVLGPVRMDVERHVVHVNDEVVAFPLKEFELLELLLRHAGRVLTRGQLIELVWGSDYVGDTKTLDVHVKRVRAKIEADPANPRLLLTVRGLGYKLTDEPPE, encoded by the coding sequence GTGACGCGCATCCTGCTGGTCGAGGACGAGGAGTCCTACCGCGACCCGCTGACCTACCAGCTGAGCCGGGAGGGCTTCGAGGTGGTGACCGCGGCGACTGGGCCCCAGGCGCTCGCGGAGTATGACCGCGTGGGCGCCGACCTGGTGCTGCTCGACCTCATGCTGCCCGGGCTCTCCGGCACGGAGGTGTGCCGCCAGCTGCGGTCCCGCGGCGACGTGCCGATCATCATGCTCACGGCCAAGGACGCCGAGATCGACAAGGTGGTGGGCCTCGAGCTGGGCGCCGACGACTACGTGACGAAGCCGTACTCGTTCCGCGAGCTGCTCGCGCGGGTCCGGGCGGTCCTCCGGCGCCGGGAGACGGTCCCCGCGGGCGCGGCCCCAGCCCTCGCGAGCACGGCCCCGGCGGCAGGCCAGTCCGACGAGACGCTCGTCCTGGGCCCGGTGCGGATGGACGTCGAACGCCACGTCGTCCACGTGAACGACGAGGTCGTGGCCTTCCCGCTCAAGGAGTTCGAGCTGCTCGAGCTGCTGCTGCGGCACGCCGGCCGGGTGCTCACCCGCGGGCAGCTCATCGAGCTGGTGTGGGGCTCGGACTACGTCGGCGACACCAAGACCCTCGACGTCCACGTCAAGCGGGTCCGCGCCAAGATCGAGGCCGACCCGGCCAACCCGCGGCTGCTGCTGACCGTGCGCGGGCTCGGGTACAAGCTCACCGACGAGCCGCCCGAGTGA